The Theileria equi strain WA chromosome 2 map unlocalized gcontig_1105316255037, whole genome shotgun sequence genomic sequence TGACGACCTTCTAGGGGAAGGCTCAGATTTACCGCGCAATTGAGtattcttttccatcttcatGACTATATTCTATCAAATCACTCGAAGACCAACGATCTTTTTGATTTGTATGATAAAAAAGGTTATATGCACCTTGATGCATTACATGTCAAAACGACACTCAATAATGCAcacattaaaatattttattgAATATCGGAATGTTAACAATATTAAATGGCTGTATACCAATTTTGAATAGCGATAGTTCCATCTATATCACAAACTGACGTGTTTAGCTACAAGCTAGGCCGCTACCTGGAAATAAACTCTAATGCAAGACagatatttataaaggtttAAAATTAAATGGTTTGTATATGGCTGCGTTTATGATCTAGTATAGTAAATTTCTGCATTTATCGACGAAAATTTGTACCGGTAATGACAGAAAGATCAAAGTCTAGTCGAAGCATCTTTGTGGAGCAATATCGTCCGTATACATATCCGATATGTCTATGCCGGCGGCTAATAGTGCATCTCTAGCCCATATTGGTGGAAGTTCCCCTTTGGTAAGATGTATAATGTTTTCAATCACAAACCTTGTTCCAGATACATCTTCTCTAGAATCTCCCTGACAAATGATCCAAATGTACTCTCTGATATAGCCTTTTGCATACGCTTACATAGATGCATCATGTATCTTATATTGTGTATGGTCAAGAGTCTAGTTGTCAGGATACCCTGAATTTTGCTATCTCCAATGAATCTGTACTAACCTTTTTGAAGTTATAGTGTAAGAATGATCTAGAATATTTCTCACAACACAAACAGTCACAATCCTGATCAACAGGCCTGTAATAACATGAACTTGAATCAACAATCAAACCTAAAATCATACTGATAGATGGCATGTTGTAATCTTATTGAACCATAATCTGTTAAAGCAGTTCCATATCTAGCTGTTCTAGTAGGGAAAACACAATCGAACATATCACAACCAAGAGAAACCGAGATTATTATGTCTAGAACATAACCAACTCCCATTAAATAGCGGGGTTTCTCCTTTGGTAGTCCAATTCCTTCTCTCGTACACTAAACGTTAACACGAACACTAAAAATACCAGTTCAACAACTCTCCAGAAGTCAGTTTTATCTTCTCCACCCGAGAGACCACCAATTGCATAGCCAGGAAGCTTCCTTGCTTTGAGGGATTTTAATGACTCTTTTCGCAAATCTGGATATATAGAACCCTGTACTATCGCAAACAATTGCTGTTTTTCGGGATTATTGTGAGCTTTTATACACCGATCAAGCCACCTAGAGTAGTTGGGATATGGAAAACCAACAAACCTTGTAGTACGATGTGTCGCTAA encodes the following:
- a CDS encoding queuine tRNA-ribosyltransferase, putative (encoded by transcript BEWA_043910A), which translates into the protein MCDILKICATDGRARTGILSLSHGEVRTPIFMPVGTKAAIKGMYYPKLEESECVLSLANTYHLACRPGKEVFLEANGIHNFTESQKNFLTDSGGFQMVSLSSLSQVTEEGVLFRDPYDSNLEILLTPEESISTQNAIGADIIMALDDVVSATIRDKERLTLATHRTTRWLDRCIKAHNNPEKQQLFAIVQGSIYPDLRKESLKSLKARKLPGYAIGGLSGGEDKTDFWRVVELCTREGIGLPKEKPRYLMGVGYVLDIIISVSLGCDMFDCVFPTRTARYGTALTDYGSIRLQHAIYQYDFRPVDQDCDCLCCEKYSRSFLHYNFKKGILTTRLLTIHNIRYMMHLCKRMQKAISESTFGSFVREILEKMYLEQGELPPIWARDALLAAGIDISDMYTDDIAPQRCFD